In the Streptomyces sp. NBC_00193 genome, TCGGTGCCGTGCGTGACGACGACCCCGTCCACACCCGGGTCGGCGAGCACCTCGTGCACGGTCCGCAGCAGGGTCAGCTGGTGCGCGGTGGTCAGCCGGGGGCTGTTGACGCTGAACAGGTCGACGACCTCGACGCTCACGCCCTCCGGCAGCGGCGCGGTGGCCATGACCTCGGCCCCGTCCGCATCGGCCGCGAAACCGGAACCCTGCCAGCGGCTGGCTATCGTCCCGCCCGTACTGATCACGACGATGCGTCCCATGACCACGACCCTTCCCTCACACAGCCCGAAACGGCCCGCACAGATTTTCTACAAACGGCAATGGTAGGCCGATCTACGCGCAATGCGATTGCGATTTAGCCCCACCCCGCAATAAAACCTGAGTGATAATTGCGCCATGGACGCGATCGACAAAGAAATCTTGCGCGAGCTTCAGGCCGACGGCCGGCTCAGCAACCAGGAGCTCGCCCAGCGCGTGGGCCTCACCCCCTCCCCCTGCATGCGCCGGGTCCGCCAGCTCGAAGAGGAAGGGATCATCCAGGGCTACCGCGCGGTGATCTCCCCCGAAGCCGTGGGCCGCGGCTTCGAGGTCCTGGTCTCCGTGGAGGTCCGCCGCGACCGCGAGGCCGTCGAAGCCTTCGAAGCGGCCCTCCAGGACATCCCCGACGTCATCGAGGCCTACCGCCTCTTCGGCAGCCCCGGCTGCCTCCTGCGCATCGCGGTGGCGGACCTCCGCGCGTACGAACGCCTCTGGATCGAGCAGCTGACGGCCCTCTCGGGCGTCACGGAGGTCAACTCCCAGATCATCATGAAGCGCATCAAGGAACCGACGGGCCTGCCGGTCTGACGATCGGGGTCAGTCGCCCTTCGGCAGGCTCGCGTACGAGAAGGTGCAGCGGACGGACCCGTCGGCCACGGGCACGAGGCGCACCTGCTCGGCCGACACCTGTACGGACTTGCCCGCGGGCTCGTCCCACAGCGAGACCGTGCCGCCGGCCTCCCCGAAGGAGACGTACGGGCGCTCCGGACTCAGGACGCCGCCCCGGGTGCCGAGCTTCGCTGCGGGAACGGTCGGCTCGATGCACGTCCATTCCGGCTCCACCCCGAAGTAGGAGGGCAGCTCCGCCTTCCGGACCGCCGCCGCGCGGAAGTCCGCCACTGCGGCGCCCACCGAGTCCAGCACCCCTGAGACGCACAGCGCCAGCACCATCGCCTGAGCGACGACGTACGCGGGAACCCTGAACCGGTCGGCGGGGCCGACACCCGGCACATGCACGTGCTTCGCGACGCCCCACAGGGCCGGCACGAACAGGACGGAGCTCAGCAGGACCATGAGCTTCACCGCCGATACGGCCTGCCAGATCGCCGGCACGTCGAGGTCTGCGGGCATCAGGTCGAGGCTGTCCGCGTACATCGCGTGGAGCACCGACCCGGAAGACACCACGAGGGACGCCACGGCCGCGAAGAGCAGCGGCACCGCCCAGGTGAGCCATTCGCCCCACGTCCACTGCCGGACCAGGAGCCAGACGCCTCCCGCCGTCGCCAGTACGGCAAAGACCAACAGCATCTGTCCAGGGGTCCAGGCCCGGTTCTCCCCGGCGCCCAGGCCGAGGGCAAGGGCGAACGCGGCCGCCGCGCTCCACGCGGCGAACCCACTTGCACGGCTTCCGGCCGCCGACAAGCCGAACATCAACACGACTCCCGCAAGGAAACACAGGACCGCCGCACCGGCCCACACCCGCGCCTCCACTCCGTCCTCGTGCCGGGAGACCACCGCACAGAAGGTCATTGCCAGGAGCCAGGCGCCGAGACGGTACAGCCTGCGGCGGGCATCGTCCTCGCGGCGAGGCACCGCGGCACGGTAGGCGAGCCGTGCGTCGGCGGCGGCCCCCGGAGCGGAGCCGCCGGGCAGGGCCATGCGCGCGAGCCGGCGGGCCTCCGACGCCGTACCCGTCACCACCGTGCCGGTGTCGTGGTAGCCGCGCCGCTCCGTGAAGCGCGCACGTGCCATCGCCGCCGCGCGCCGCAGCTTCGCCATCGGCGCCAGAGGCCTCGGAGCAGGCGCGCGAGGCGGCCGGTGGGCGGTGGTGTGCGCCCACCAGGCGGCCAGGCTCTCCCTGTCACGGTCCATCGGCTCGCAGTGCCGGGCGTACATCTCCAGCCGCTTCACCCGCGCCAGGCGCTGTACTTCCCAGACCGCGGCCCGCCCGGTACGCCGGTTGAGGGCTCCGAGGAAGCGCACTTCGACGGAGTACATCCGTGCCGAGGCGTCGGCACTCAACACGCCCCGGGACATTCCCTCACCCCGTGCGGACGAGTCGATGACCGGCCAGTCCCGTTCACCGAAGGCCCGTTCCGCCTCGTCCCAGTCGCGCTGCCCGCCCCGCACCTCGATCAGTACGAGTACCCGCTGGTCATATCTCTTCCCCTGCACAGGCCCGCCCCCCTCGTCCCGCATTGACCGGTCGGCGAATGTACGGTTAGGGTTACCTAAGTCGATTGTGGCGCGACTCCTGGCCACCCACCTTGCCCCGTGTACATGCGCGTTGCCCTCAGGGGGAGTTGTACTACCCATGCTGTGTACGAGGCTGACGAACGCGAACATCATCACCATGGACCCCGACCGGCCCTTCGCCCGTGAGCTGGGGATCTGGCGGGGGCGGATCGTGGGGCTCGACGAGGAGATCGCCTCGCTGCCCGCCCGCGAGGTCATCGACCTGCAAGGCGCCACCGTGCTGCCCGGGTTCATCGACAGCCACGTGCACCTCGCCTGGACCGGGCTGAAGCAGAGCACCCCGAGCGTCGCCCCGTGCCAGCGGGTCGAGGACGTGCTGGCGGTGGTGGCGGAGGCGGTCTCCCGCTCCGCCGGCGGGGACGGCGCCTGGGTCGATGTCATGGGTTATGACCAGCGGGCCCTGGGGCGGCACCTGACCGCCGCCGAGCTGGACGCCGTCAGTCGTGGGCGCAAGGTGTTCCTCATGCACGACTCCGGCCACGGGTGCGTCGTGAACAGTGCCGTACTGGCCCTGCTGCCCGCCGAAGTCCCGCACCAGGACGGCTTTCTCGCCGAGGCGGCCATGACCGCCGCGCGGCGGCTGCGGCTGCCGTACGGGCAGGCCGAGATCGCCGACGCCGTCGAGCGCGCGGCCCGGACCTGCCTCGCCGAAGGCGTGACCGCCGTCGCCGAGGCGGGCATCGGGGGCGGGCTGCTCGGCCACAGCCCGGTGGAACTCGGCGCCTACCAGCTGCTGCGGGACCAGGGGAGGCTGCCGCTGCGGGTCCAGCTCATGCCGGCCGGCGATACGCTGCGGCCGCGCGAGGTGCACCGGGAGGACGGCTTCCCCCGTGCCCTGGACCTGGGCATGCGCACCGGGTTCGGTGACGACTGGCTGTCGCTGGGCGCGCTCAAGATCTACACCGACGGCGGCATGATGGCCCGTACCGCCGCGCTCACGGCCCCGTACGCGGGCACCGACCACACCGGCCAGCTCCAGGACGACCCCGAGCGCCTCACCCGGCTCATCGTGGACGGTCACCTCGCCGGCTGGCAGCTCGCCGTGCACGCCATCGGGGACCGCGCCGCCGACCTCGCGCTCGACGCACTGGAGCAGGCGCAGCGGCTGCTGCCCCGCCCGGACGCGCGGCACCGGATCGAGCACGCCGGACTGATCCGCCCCGACCAGCTCCCGCGCTTCGCGCGCCTGGGCGTCAGCGCGGTCGTCCAGCCGACCTTCCTCCACTCCTTCGGGGACGACTACGCGGACGTGATGGGCGAGGAGCGGGCCCCCTGGATGTACCGGGGGCGCGGGTTCCTGGACCACGGGGTGACCCTCGTGGGGAGTTCGGACCGGCCCGTCACCGACGGGGCCCCGCTGCGGGCGATTCAGTTCATGGTCGAGCGCACCTCCGCCTCCGGGCGGCCGATCGGGCCGGACGAGGCGATCACCGTCGAGGAGGCGCTGCGCGCCTACACGGTCGCCGGTGCGTACGCCTGCCGGTGGGACGACAGCGCCGGCAGCCTCGCCCCGGGCAAGCGCGCCGACCTGGTCGTCCTGGGTGACGACCCGCGGTACGTCGATCCCTCCCGGATCGGTGCCATCGAGGTCGTGGAGACCTTTGTCGACGGAAACGAAGCGACGAACGAAGGAAAGCTGTGAGCAATCAGGCGAACGTCCTGGAACGGTTCTCCCCGCTGTGGGAGGCACCCGAGATGCCGCCGCGCTGGGTGATCTGGCACGCGGGCGCGGGCGACTCCTTCGTCTTCGACCGGGAGTTCAACATGCCCGTCGACGTGGACGACACGCTCCTCGGGGAAGTCCTGTGCCGGATGCGCGAGGCCGGGGTCCCCGAGGGTGTCGATTACCCCGGCCGCCCGTGCGGATGACGGCCGGGCCGGTCCCGGCCCCCGTCCCCGCCCCTGCCCCGGCCCCCCGTACGGACGACCCTGCGCAGCCCTGGCTCAGCTCGCCCGTACCGGGACTGTGGGCGGTGCGCGTGAGCGTGTACGCGGAGCGGGCAAGGGAGTTGGAGGGGATGCTCGACGACACCGAGCGGGCCCGGCTCCAGGGGCTCAGGCGCGCCGCCGACCGTGACCAGTACCGGGTCGCGCACGTCGTGCTGCGGCAGTTGCTGGGCGACCGGCTCGGCCGGGACCCGGCGCAGGTGCGCTTCTTCCGCGAGCCCTGCCCCGGCTGCGGCGGACCGCACGGCCGGCCTGCCGTGACCGACGCACCGCTGCACTTCTCGCTGTCCCACGCGGGGGACGCCGTACTGGTGGCCTTCGCGGACCGTCCGGTCGGCGTCGACGTCGAGCGGCGGCCGGACCCCGAGCTGGCGGCCCAGGTGTCCACCGAACTGGCGGAGGTCCTCCATCCCGCCGAGCGCGCCGAGCTGTCGGCCCTGCCGGCCGGCGAGCGCCCCGCCGCGGTGGCCCGCTGCTGGTCCCGGAAGGAGGCCTACCTCAAGGGAGTCGGCATCGGGCTCGGCGGAAACCCGACCCTGACCTACGTGGGCACCCGCGCCACCGCCTCGGCCCCGCCGGGATGGACCGTCGCCGACGTGCCCGCCTTCCCCGGCTACGTGGCCGCACGCGCCGTCCGTACGCGCCGACTTGGCTCCTTTAGCTAGGTAAGGCTAACCTTACCTCGACCGTTCCGCCGGGAGGCCCTGCCCCCGCACCCGCACGCGGCGGAACCGAGGAAGGAACACCTTGACCACGGCCACGCTGCCCCCTGCCGCCGCGCACGCCACCCTGTCTCCCCGCACCCCCGCACCCCGGTGGCACGAGTTCCCCGAGTTCTCGGTGCGCCCGGCCCGCCGGGACGACGGCCCTGCGCTCGCCACCCTCTCCCGGCCGTTCGTCCACGCGGGGGCGCTTCGCGAACGCCCGCTCTCCCTCTACCTCTCCCGGGCGTCCGACTTCCTCGTCGCCCAGGCGCCCGACGGAACCCTCGAAGGCTGCCTCGGTCTGCGCGAACACCCCGCCGCCGGCGTGCTGTACAACTTCTGCGTCGCCGCCCACCGGCAGGGCACGGGCATGGGCGCCCGCCTGCTGCACGCGGCGTTCGCCCGGGCCCGTACGCGCTCCCTGCCCGAGCTGTTCACGGCGACCACCGGAAGCGGCCGTCTCTTCCTCCGCCACGGGTTCCTCCCGGCCTGCCCGAGCCTGGCGCCGGCCGACTGGGCGCAGTCCCTGGACCCCGGCCGGGGCGCACGCGTCCTGTCCCGCGCCCTGTAGGCGGCGAGAACCGCGCAGACGACGAAGGGGCGGGCTCCCGGAGGGACCCGCCCCGATCCGTACGTTCGACCGGTCCTACGCGGCGTCGAGGATGGCGGGCAGCGCCGCCACCAGGGCATCGGCCCGCTCCTGCGGCAGCGTCAGGGCGGGAGCCAGCCGTACGACGCCCGCGCCCGCCGCGTTCACGAGGAACCCGGTGTCCTGCGCGGCACGCTGGACCCGTGCGGCGACCGGCTCGGCGAGCGCGATGCCCAGGAGCAGCCCGGCGCCCCGCACTTCGCGGACCAAGGGGTGTTCCAGTGCCTCGATGCCGCGCCTCAGCCGCTCCCCCACCCGCGTGGCGTGCTCGAGCAGCCCTTCCTTCTCGATGGTCTCCAGGACGGCGAGCCCGGCCGCGCAGGCGACCGGGTTGCCCCCGAAGGTGGAGCCGTGCTGACCGGGGGTCAGCAGCCCGGCGGCGGCGCCGAAGGCGACCGTGGCACCGATCGGCAGGCCGCCGCCCAGCCCCTTGGCCAGGGTGATCACGTCCGGCTCCGCTCCCGGCTCCGCCTGGTGCGCGAACCAGTGGCCGGTGCGGCCGATCCCGGTCTGCACCTCGTCCAGGACGAGCAGGGTGCCCGTGGCGCGGGTGATCTCGCGGGCCGCCCGCAGGTAGCCCCGGGGTGCCGGGACGACCCCGGACTCACCCTGCAGGGGTTCGAGGAGGACCGCGGCCGTGTGCTCCGTGACGGCCGCGCGGAGCGCCTCCGCGTCCCCGTAGGGAACGTGCGTGACCTCCCCGGGCAGCGGCAGGAAGGGGGCGCGCTTGGGCGGCTGCCCGGTGAGGGCCAGCGCCCCCATGGTGCGCCCGTGGAACCCGCCCTCCGTGGCGACCAGGTGCGGGCGCCCGGTCCGGCGGGCGATCTTGAAGGCGGCCTCGACCGCCTCCGCGCCCGAGTTGGCGAAGAACACCCGGCCCGGCCTGTCCAGCAGGGCCAGCAGCCGTTCCGCCAGCGCGACGGCCGGCTCCGAGACGAACAGGTTCGACACGTGGCCGAGCCGCGCGACCTGGTCCTGGACGGCCGATACCAGGGCCGGGTGGGCGTGCCCGAGGGCATTGACGGCGATCCCGCCGGTGAAGTCCGTGTACGCGCGGCCGTCCTCGTCCCAGACCGTGCTGCCCTCGCCCCTGACCAGGGCCAGCGCGGGCGTACCGTACGTGTCCATCATCACCGCGCGCCAGCGGTCGGCGAGCGGTGTCGTCGTGGCGAGCGGTGTCGTCGTGGCCGTCGGTGTCGTCGTGCCGTCGGCGGTCACGCGCCGTCCCCTTCGTCGCCGCCGGGCCCCTGCGGACCGGGCTCGTCGTCCGGCACCACCGTGGTGCCGGGTCCGTCCTCGGCGAAGACTCCGCGCAGCAGCGCGTGCGGCACCCGGCCGTCGATGACCTGCGCCCGGGCGACACCGGCGCGTACGGCGCGCAGGCAGCCCTCCATCTTGGGGAGCATGCCGCTGGCGAGCTCCGGGAGCAGGGCGTCCAGCTCACCGGCCGTCAGGCGGTCGATCACCTCGGTGCTGTGCGGCCAGTCCGCGTACAGCCCCTCGACGTCGGTCATCACCACCAGCCGGTCGGCCCCGAGGGCCACGGCCAGGGCCGAGGCCGCGAGGTCGGCGTTGACGTTGTAGACCTGGCCGTCCTCGCCGCGCGCGACGGGTGAGACCACGGGGATGCGGCCCTGCTCCAGGAGTGCGGCGATGGCACTGCCGTCCACGTCCACGATGTCGCCGACCTGGCCGATGTCCACCGGCAGGCCGTCCACCCAGGCCGGGCGCCGGACGGCGGTCATCGTGTGGGCGTCCTCGCCCGACAGGCCCACGGCGAACGGCCCGTGGGCGTTGATGGCGCCGACCAGTTCGCGCTGGACCTGGCCGGTGAGCACCATGCGCACCACGTCCATGGTCTCCGGCGTGGTCACCCGCAGCCCGGCCTCGAAGCGCACCTCCAGGCCGAGCCGGTCGAGCAGTGCGCTGATCTGGGGCCCGCCGCCGTGGACGACGACGGGCCGCAGGCCCGCGTGCCAGAGCTCGACGACGTCCTGGGCGAACGTCCGGTGCGCGGACGGGTCCGCCATGGCGTTGCCGCCGAACTTGACGACGACCGTCCGGCCTTGGAGCTGCTCCAGCCAGGGCAGGTCCCGGGGGGCCGGCACGGTGGCCGGCACCTGGGCCTGCTCAGGCCTCTGCGCCTGCGTCTGCATCTGCGTCGTCTCCGCCGTCATCCCGACCCCGTTCAAGAGCTGTAGGCGCTGTTCTCGTGCACGTACTCGGCCGTCAGGTCGTTGGTCCAGATGACGGCCGAGGAGTCACCGGAGCGCAGGTCCACGGTGAGGGCGATCCGGCGGCCGGAGAGGTCGACCTTGTCCCGCGACTCTCCTGCTGCTCCGTCGCGGCACACCCGGACGCCGTTGATCGCCACGTCCAGCCGGTCCGCGTCGAAGACGGCCGACGTGGTGCCGATCGCGGACAGCACCCGGCCCCAGTTGGGGTCCTCGCCGTGCAGCGCGCACTTGAGGAGGTTGTTGCGGGCCACCGAGCGGCCCACCTCCACGGCGTCCGCTTCCGAGGCGGCACCGACGACGGCCACCTCGATCTCCTTGGACGCGCCCTCGGCGTCCGCCACCAGCTGAAGCGCCAGGTCCCGGCACACGGTGTGCACGGCCGCGGTGAGCTCGGTGGGGTCGGGCGCGATGCCCGAGCTGCCCGAGGCGAGCAGCAGCACGGTGTCGTTGGTGGACATGCAGCCGTCCGAGTCCACCCGGTCGAAGGTGGTGCGCACCGCCTCGCGCAGCGCGGAGTCGAGCACCTCGGCGCTCGCGTCGGCGTCCGTGGTCAGGACGACCAGCATGGTGGCGAGGCCGGGGGCGAGCATCCCGGCGCCCTTCGCCATGCCCCCCACCGTCCAGCCGGGGCCGGAGGCCACCGCCGTCTTGTGGACGGAGTCCGTCGTCTTGATCGCGACGGCCGCCTCTTCGCCGCCCTCGGGCGACAGCCGGTTCGGCGGCGGCGGTGATGCCGGCCGTCACCCGGTCCATCGGCAGCCGGACGCCGATGAGGCCGGTGGAGCACACCGCGACCTCGTCGGGGGCGGCCTCCACGGCCAGCGCGGTGCGCTCCGCCATCGCCCGGGCGTCCTCCGCGCCGGCAGGGCCCGTACAGGCGTTCGCGCCACCGGAGTTGAGGACGACGGCGGAGATCCGCCCGTCGGCGAGCACGCGGCGGGACCAGCGGACGGGCGCGGCCTGTACGCGGTTCGAGGTGAAGACACCGGCGGCGGCGCGGGACGGCCCCCGGTTCACCACCAGGGCCAGGTCCGGGTCACCGGACTCCTTGATGCCGGCGCGCACGGCGCCGGCAAGGAATCCCCGGGCGGCGGTCACACTCACGGAGCCACTCCATTCATGGGCAGGCCCAGCCGTTCCGGCAGGCCGAGGGCTATGTTCATGCTCTGCACCGCGCCACCGGCGGTGCCCTTCGTCAGGTTGTCGATGGCGCTCACGCAGATCAGCCTGCGGGCGTCCGGGTCCACGGCGATCTGCACCTGGGCGGTGTTCGAGCCGAGGACGGCGGCGGTGGTGGGCCATTGGCCCGGCGGCAGCAGCCGTACGAACGGCCTGTCCGCGTACGCGGCTTCGAACACGGCGCGCACGTCGTCCTCCGCGAGCGCCTCCGCGGCCGGGCTCAGCCGGGCCGAGCAGGTGGCGAGGATGCCCCGGGGCATGGGCGCCAGGGTGGGGGTGAAGGAGACCGTCACGTCCGTGCCCGCCGTGCGGGACAGGTTCTGGGCGATCTCCGGGGTGTGCCGGTGGCCGCCGCCGACTCCGTACGGGCTCATGGAGCCCATCACTTCGGTGCCGAGGAGGTGCGTCTTGAGGGCGCGTCCGGCGCCGGAGGTTCCGCTGGCGGCGACGATGACGGCCTCGGGCTCGACCAGGTGCGCCGCGTAGGCGGGGAACAGGGCCAGGGTGACCGCGGTGGGGTAGCAGCCGGGAACGGCGATCCGGGTGGCGCCCTTCAACTCGGCGCGGGCTCCGGGCAGTTCCGGAAGTCCGTAGGGCCAGGTGCCGGCGTGGGCGCTGCCGTAGAACCGCTCCCAGGCGGCCGGGTCCCGCAGCCGGAAGTCGGCTCCGCAGTCCACGACCAGGGTGCTGGGCTCCAACTCGGCCGCCAGGGCGCCCGATTGCCCGTGGGGCAGGGCGAGGAAGACCACGTCGTGGCCGCGCAGGGAGGCGGCGGAGGTGTCCAGGAGGATCCGGTCGGCGAACTCCGGAAGCTGTGGCTGTACGGTCCCCAGCGGACGCCCCGCACTACTGTGCGCGGTCAACGCACCGATCTCCACCGCGGGATGCGAGCTCAGCAGACGGAGCAGCTCCCCGCCCGCGTAGCCGCTGGCACCGGCCACCGCGACCCGTACGGTCATGTTCTTCCGCTCTCTCTCGGTTCGTTGGGTGATCCATCGACGACCGGCCGACCGGACGACCGACCGACCGCAGGCCGGGCGCGCCGCGGTCCGGGCACCGGGCGGGTGCG is a window encoding:
- a CDS encoding NnrS multi-domain protein — its product is MQGKRYDQRVLVLIEVRGGQRDWDEAERAFGERDWPVIDSSARGEGMSRGVLSADASARMYSVEVRFLGALNRRTGRAAVWEVQRLARVKRLEMYARHCEPMDRDRESLAAWWAHTTAHRPPRAPAPRPLAPMAKLRRAAAMARARFTERRGYHDTGTVVTGTASEARRLARMALPGGSAPGAAADARLAYRAAVPRREDDARRRLYRLGAWLLAMTFCAVVSRHEDGVEARVWAGAAVLCFLAGVVLMFGLSAAGSRASGFAAWSAAAAFALALGLGAGENRAWTPGQMLLVFAVLATAGGVWLLVRQWTWGEWLTWAVPLLFAAVASLVVSSGSVLHAMYADSLDLMPADLDVPAIWQAVSAVKLMVLLSSVLFVPALWGVAKHVHVPGVGPADRFRVPAYVVAQAMVLALCVSGVLDSVGAAVADFRAAAVRKAELPSYFGVEPEWTCIEPTVPAAKLGTRGGVLSPERPYVSFGEAGGTVSLWDEPAGKSVQVSAEQVRLVPVADGSVRCTFSYASLPKGD
- a CDS encoding GNAT family N-acetyltransferase, which codes for MRPARRDDGPALATLSRPFVHAGALRERPLSLYLSRASDFLVAQAPDGTLEGCLGLREHPAAGVLYNFCVAAHRQGTGMGARLLHAAFARARTRSLPELFTATTGSGRLFLRHGFLPACPSLAPADWAQSLDPGRGARVLSRAL
- the argB gene encoding acetylglutamate kinase codes for the protein MEQLQGRTVVVKFGGNAMADPSAHRTFAQDVVELWHAGLRPVVVHGGGPQISALLDRLGLEVRFEAGLRVTTPETMDVVRMVLTGQVQRELVGAINAHGPFAVGLSGEDAHTMTAVRRPAWVDGLPVDIGQVGDIVDVDGSAIAALLEQGRIPVVSPVARGEDGQVYNVNADLAASALAVALGADRLVVMTDVEGLYADWPHSTEVIDRLTAGELDALLPELASGMLPKMEGCLRAVRAGVARAQVIDGRVPHALLRGVFAEDGPGTTVVPDDEPGPQGPGGDEGDGA
- a CDS encoding amidohydrolase, with product MLCTRLTNANIITMDPDRPFARELGIWRGRIVGLDEEIASLPAREVIDLQGATVLPGFIDSHVHLAWTGLKQSTPSVAPCQRVEDVLAVVAEAVSRSAGGDGAWVDVMGYDQRALGRHLTAAELDAVSRGRKVFLMHDSGHGCVVNSAVLALLPAEVPHQDGFLAEAAMTAARRLRLPYGQAEIADAVERAARTCLAEGVTAVAEAGIGGGLLGHSPVELGAYQLLRDQGRLPLRVQLMPAGDTLRPREVHREDGFPRALDLGMRTGFGDDWLSLGALKIYTDGGMMARTAALTAPYAGTDHTGQLQDDPERLTRLIVDGHLAGWQLAVHAIGDRAADLALDALEQAQRLLPRPDARHRIEHAGLIRPDQLPRFARLGVSAVVQPTFLHSFGDDYADVMGEERAPWMYRGRGFLDHGVTLVGSSDRPVTDGAPLRAIQFMVERTSASGRPIGPDEAITVEEALRAYTVAGAYACRWDDSAGSLAPGKRADLVVLGDDPRYVDPSRIGAIEVVETFVDGNEATNEGKL
- a CDS encoding acetylornithine transaminase, whose translation is MTADGTTTPTATTTPLATTTPLADRWRAVMMDTYGTPALALVRGEGSTVWDEDGRAYTDFTGGIAVNALGHAHPALVSAVQDQVARLGHVSNLFVSEPAVALAERLLALLDRPGRVFFANSGAEAVEAAFKIARRTGRPHLVATEGGFHGRTMGALALTGQPPKRAPFLPLPGEVTHVPYGDAEALRAAVTEHTAAVLLEPLQGESGVVPAPRGYLRAAREITRATGTLLVLDEVQTGIGRTGHWFAHQAEPGAEPDVITLAKGLGGGLPIGATVAFGAAAGLLTPGQHGSTFGGNPVACAAGLAVLETIEKEGLLEHATRVGERLRRGIEALEHPLVREVRGAGLLLGIALAEPVAARVQRAAQDTGFLVNAAGAGVVRLAPALTLPQERADALVAALPAILDAA
- a CDS encoding 4'-phosphopantetheinyl transferase superfamily protein; translation: MTAGPVPAPVPAPAPAPRTDDPAQPWLSSPVPGLWAVRVSVYAERARELEGMLDDTERARLQGLRRAADRDQYRVAHVVLRQLLGDRLGRDPAQVRFFREPCPGCGGPHGRPAVTDAPLHFSLSHAGDAVLVAFADRPVGVDVERRPDPELAAQVSTELAEVLHPAERAELSALPAGERPAAVARCWSRKEAYLKGVGIGLGGNPTLTYVGTRATASAPPGWTVADVPAFPGYVAARAVRTRRLGSFS
- a CDS encoding Lrp/AsnC family transcriptional regulator, translating into MDAIDKEILRELQADGRLSNQELAQRVGLTPSPCMRRVRQLEEEGIIQGYRAVISPEAVGRGFEVLVSVEVRRDREAVEAFEAALQDIPDVIEAYRLFGSPGCLLRIAVADLRAYERLWIEQLTALSGVTEVNSQIIMKRIKEPTGLPV
- the argC gene encoding N-acetyl-gamma-glutamyl-phosphate reductase, coding for MTVRVAVAGASGYAGGELLRLLSSHPAVEIGALTAHSSAGRPLGTVQPQLPEFADRILLDTSAASLRGHDVVFLALPHGQSGALAAELEPSTLVVDCGADFRLRDPAAWERFYGSAHAGTWPYGLPELPGARAELKGATRIAVPGCYPTAVTLALFPAYAAHLVEPEAVIVAASGTSGAGRALKTHLLGTEVMGSMSPYGVGGGHRHTPEIAQNLSRTAGTDVTVSFTPTLAPMPRGILATCSARLSPAAEALAEDDVRAVFEAAYADRPFVRLLPPGQWPTTAAVLGSNTAQVQIAVDPDARRLICVSAIDNLTKGTAGGAVQSMNIALGLPERLGLPMNGVAP